A genomic stretch from Desulfatitalea tepidiphila includes:
- a CDS encoding bile acid:sodium symporter family protein gives MDAAMVDQISLNFSKSGLLGLNAVIGLMMYGMALDMKLEDFKRVVRSPKGPAIGLGAQFVLLPAFTFLLTLVLPVTPSMALGMMMVAACPGGNLSNLMTYLAGGNAALSVSMTAVSTAAAVVMTPLNLSIWGSLNPATEAILRKVSLDPMDVFQTIVLILGIPLVLGIGT, from the coding sequence ATGGATGCAGCCATGGTGGACCAGATCAGCCTCAATTTCAGCAAGAGCGGTTTGTTGGGCCTCAACGCCGTCATTGGCCTGATGATGTACGGCATGGCCCTGGACATGAAACTCGAGGACTTCAAACGGGTGGTGCGTTCACCCAAGGGACCGGCCATCGGGCTGGGCGCCCAGTTCGTCCTGTTGCCCGCCTTCACCTTCCTGTTGACCCTGGTGCTGCCGGTCACCCCCTCCATGGCTCTGGGCATGATGATGGTGGCGGCCTGCCCGGGCGGCAACCTCTCCAACCTGATGACCTACCTGGCCGGCGGCAACGCGGCCCTTTCTGTGAGCATGACCGCGGTCTCCACTGCCGCGGCCGTGGTGATGACGCCCCTCAATCTGTCGATCTGGGGCAGCCTCAACCCGGCCACCGAGGCCATCCTGCGCAAGGTGTCTCTCGATCCCATGGATGTCTTCCAGACCATCGTCCTGATTCTCGGCATTCCCCTGGTGCTGGGCATCGGCACCTAG
- a CDS encoding FAD-binding oxidoreductase: protein MPETSIDPRWLTPPPPQGSYRSIFKWGAPGRSYHPRTGLVRLLCERMGLSPQSFSTPRNTGEAAVRNDLPATMDVVHVSAMTDIVGKENVQCDDYARIRYAHGQAVEEILALRHGRPAAAAGMVVHPRHREDVQAIVAYCHAQHIPLTVYGGGSSVTLGVTPARGGVTVVMQTHMRRMLAFNEANRTATAEPGMMGPAYEALLNDAPARFRARHRYTCGHFPQSFEFSTVGGWVATLGAGQQSSYYGDIYDLVLGQEVVTPIGTFSTADYPATATGPKVNDIFKGSEGAFGVLTAATLKIFRFMPENRRRFAYLLPGWPQAIAAAREISQGEFGMPSVLRISDPEETEAALQLYGLGGRVGEYAERLLRLKGLLPMKRCLLIGQSDGERHFARNIARQSGRICRRLGALWLSGYPVDRWSHGRFLDPYMRDDLHDMGVLIDTLETAVTWDRLMHVHAGVREWIKARPQTLCMCHASHFYPQGTNLYFIFMTPMTGVDDFRRFQADIITQIVTCGGSLSHHHGVGKLMGPWMDGHLGRAQVDVLRALKRHFDPRHIMNPGGTLGLDLP, encoded by the coding sequence ATGCCCGAGACATCCATCGACCCCCGGTGGTTGACGCCACCGCCGCCCCAGGGCAGTTACCGTTCGATTTTCAAATGGGGCGCGCCCGGACGCAGCTATCATCCCAGAACGGGACTGGTTCGCCTGCTCTGCGAGCGAATGGGACTTTCCCCACAATCCTTTTCGACGCCCCGGAATACGGGCGAGGCCGCCGTCCGCAACGATCTGCCGGCGACAATGGATGTTGTCCACGTGTCGGCAATGACCGACATCGTCGGAAAAGAGAATGTGCAGTGCGATGATTACGCGCGGATCCGCTATGCCCATGGTCAGGCCGTGGAGGAGATTCTGGCCCTGCGCCATGGGCGGCCCGCAGCCGCCGCGGGCATGGTGGTGCACCCCCGCCACCGGGAGGACGTGCAGGCGATCGTGGCCTACTGTCACGCGCAGCATATTCCCTTGACCGTTTACGGCGGCGGTTCTTCCGTGACCCTCGGCGTCACCCCGGCCCGGGGCGGGGTGACAGTGGTCATGCAGACCCACATGCGGCGAATGCTGGCCTTTAACGAAGCCAATCGCACCGCCACCGCCGAGCCCGGTATGATGGGGCCTGCCTACGAGGCCCTGCTCAACGACGCACCGGCCCGATTCAGAGCCAGACATCGATACACCTGCGGCCACTTTCCCCAATCCTTCGAATTCTCCACGGTAGGCGGGTGGGTGGCCACCCTGGGGGCCGGTCAGCAATCCAGCTATTATGGCGACATCTACGACCTGGTCCTCGGCCAGGAGGTGGTCACGCCCATCGGCACCTTCTCGACCGCCGACTATCCGGCAACGGCCACGGGCCCCAAGGTCAACGACATCTTTAAAGGCAGCGAAGGGGCTTTCGGCGTGCTGACGGCCGCCACCTTGAAGATCTTCCGCTTCATGCCCGAAAACCGCCGGCGCTTTGCCTATTTGCTTCCAGGGTGGCCGCAGGCAATCGCTGCGGCCAGGGAAATTTCCCAGGGAGAGTTCGGCATGCCCTCGGTGCTGCGCATCTCCGATCCCGAAGAGACCGAAGCGGCCCTGCAGCTTTACGGACTAGGCGGCCGGGTCGGGGAGTACGCGGAGCGGTTATTGCGTTTGAAGGGGCTACTGCCGATGAAGCGCTGTCTGCTCATCGGTCAAAGCGACGGCGAGCGGCATTTCGCCCGCAACATCGCACGGCAGAGCGGCCGCATCTGTCGGCGCCTGGGCGCATTGTGGCTCAGCGGTTATCCTGTCGACCGCTGGTCCCACGGCCGCTTTCTCGACCCATACATGCGCGACGATCTGCATGACATGGGGGTTCTCATCGATACCCTGGAAACGGCCGTCACCTGGGATCGCCTCATGCACGTGCACGCGGGTGTGCGCGAATGGATCAAGGCAAGGCCGCAGACACTCTGCATGTGTCATGCGTCTCATTTCTACCCCCAGGGCACCAATCTCTATTTCATCTTCATGACCCCAATGACCGGCGTCGATGACTTCCGCAGGTTTCAGGCCGACATCATCACCCAGATCGTGACATGCGGGGGATCGCTCAGCCACCACCACGGGGTGGGCAAACTCATGGGACCGTGGATGGATGGTCACCTGGGCCGTGCACAAGTGGACGTGTTGCGCGCCCTGAAACGTCACTTCGACCCGCGCCACATCATGAATCCGGGCGGCACCCTGGGGCTGGATCTGCCTTAA
- a CDS encoding TetR/AcrR family transcriptional regulator, which produces MPKETFFKIAEHKRERLLREAARLFAERGYNQADVAQLASRAGVAKGSIYNYFESKEDLYLYVCRDGMQRSREAIYGDMDPEWDIYRQIEHIFRQGARFIQGHPEYLILYANISSAGMKRFSEQMSLEVEKYTADHLKRLIRRDMQRGLVRDDVDVNFAAFMVNSLYIIFITSLVSSHFKIRLQEYLEIDGDFSEATLEPLIQGTTDMINNLLKPV; this is translated from the coding sequence ATGCCAAAAGAAACTTTCTTCAAAATCGCCGAGCACAAACGCGAACGGCTTTTGCGTGAGGCGGCCCGCCTGTTCGCCGAGCGGGGCTACAACCAGGCCGATGTGGCCCAGTTGGCCAGCCGCGCGGGGGTCGCCAAGGGGTCGATCTACAACTATTTCGAGAGCAAGGAGGATCTCTATCTCTATGTGTGCCGGGACGGCATGCAGCGCTCCCGCGAGGCGATTTACGGCGATATGGATCCCGAATGGGACATTTACCGCCAGATCGAACATATTTTCAGGCAAGGGGCTCGGTTTATCCAGGGCCATCCGGAATACCTGATCCTGTACGCCAACATCTCTTCGGCCGGCATGAAGCGCTTCTCCGAACAGATGTCCCTGGAGGTTGAAAAGTATACGGCCGATCACCTCAAACGCCTGATCAGAAGGGACATGCAGCGGGGGCTGGTGCGCGATGACGTGGATGTCAATTTCGCGGCCTTCATGGTCAACAGCCTCTATATCATCTTCATCACATCGCTCGTCTCCAGCCATTTCAAGATCCGTCTGCAGGAATACCTGGAGATCGACGGCGATTTCAGCGAGGCTACATTGGAACCCCTGATTCAGGGCACCACGGACATGATCAACAATCTGTTGAAACCGGTGTAG
- a CDS encoding SDR family oxidoreductase — MRIRRNFTDKCVVVTGAAGGMGLAFARRFGQAGARVAMLDVQAAAVEAAAGQLALEGIDVLPLACDVSDPGSVVAAMDRVLDRFGGVDVLINNAGISARAAFEQTRLAVFHRVMGINFFGALYATKAALGSLKRRKGLIVTISSLAGFSPLLGRTAYAASKHALHGLFDSLRSELRGTGVGVLVVCPGFTATNIGTSALDGDGSITRHPQSTVGRPARPDEVAEQVFQAARKNKRRLVLTPVGRLTRLVNTLSPRLYEFLMARSVRSELER, encoded by the coding sequence ATGCGGATCCGTAGAAATTTTACCGACAAGTGCGTGGTGGTCACCGGCGCGGCCGGCGGCATGGGATTGGCCTTCGCCCGGCGCTTTGGACAGGCCGGGGCGCGGGTGGCCATGCTGGATGTTCAGGCAGCAGCCGTGGAAGCGGCCGCCGGGCAGCTGGCCTTGGAAGGCATCGATGTCCTGCCCCTGGCCTGCGACGTTTCCGATCCCGGCAGCGTGGTGGCGGCCATGGATCGTGTCCTGGACCGCTTCGGCGGCGTGGACGTGCTGATCAACAATGCCGGCATCAGCGCCCGGGCCGCATTCGAGCAGACCCGACTGGCCGTTTTCCACCGGGTGATGGGCATCAATTTCTTCGGCGCCCTCTATGCCACCAAGGCGGCCCTGGGAAGCCTCAAGCGCCGCAAGGGGCTGATCGTCACCATCAGCTCCCTGGCCGGTTTTTCACCCCTGCTGGGCCGCACGGCCTATGCGGCCAGCAAGCATGCCCTGCACGGCCTGTTCGATTCCCTGCGCAGCGAGCTGCGGGGCACCGGCGTTGGCGTGCTGGTCGTGTGCCCCGGCTTCACGGCCACCAACATCGGCACATCGGCCCTGGACGGCGATGGATCGATCACCCGCCATCCCCAATCCACGGTGGGCCGGCCGGCCCGTCCCGACGAGGTGGCCGAACAGGTCTTCCAGGCCGCCCGGAAGAACAAACGGCGGCTGGTGCTGACCCCGGTCGGCCGGTTGACCCGGCTGGTCAACACGCTGTCGCCGCGGCTGTACGAATTCTTGATGGCACGCTCGGTACGGTCGGAGCTGGAAAGGTAG
- a CDS encoding methyl-accepting chemotaxis protein: protein MSLLKKITLPSLASLLLLGLASLWISLGALKQAGHGEAESLRATMMAEKTVKLKNLVELAHHAIVTVAKDPAIPEAERKERAKTLIRSLRYNSDDYLWINDMTPVMVMHPFKPALEGKPLDDFKDPQGKRLFVEFVDVCKRQGEGTVDYLWPKPGLKEPIPKLSYVKLYQPWGWVIGTGIYIEDVDAALAAKKEQIGAAISRQGRQLALAVVLVLGCSALLMILLVRRVVGHVRKVALALKDIAQGEGDLTVRLQVNSRDEIGDLARWFNVFIEKLQKIVRDIAHGVETLSSSSTELSAISEQMSQGIQGASEKSNTVSAAAEEMSTNMNNVAAAMEQSATNTNLVASASEEMSSTIAEIAQNAEKAKTVSDEAAQKASGASKNMDQLGVAAGAIGQVVETITEISEQVNLLALNATIEAARAGEAGKGFAVVANEIKELAKQTAAATQDIKEKVESIQGTTQLTIGQISEITGVIANVNEVVANIASAVEQQSATTREIAANVAQASQGIQEVNENVNQSSSVSVEISRDIAGVSGTMNDISTSSSQVDMSARELSQLAEQLKHMVDQFKI from the coding sequence ATGTCACTGCTCAAGAAAATCACACTGCCGTCCCTTGCCAGCCTGCTGTTACTGGGTCTCGCCTCCCTCTGGATCTCGTTGGGCGCACTGAAACAGGCGGGTCATGGCGAAGCCGAATCCCTGCGTGCCACGATGATGGCCGAGAAAACCGTCAAACTGAAAAACCTTGTGGAGCTGGCCCACCACGCCATCGTTACCGTGGCCAAGGATCCCGCCATCCCCGAGGCCGAGCGCAAGGAGCGGGCCAAAACGCTGATCAGGTCCCTGCGCTACAATTCCGACGACTATCTCTGGATCAACGACATGACCCCGGTGATGGTCATGCATCCGTTCAAGCCGGCCCTGGAGGGAAAACCTCTCGACGATTTCAAAGATCCCCAGGGCAAACGTCTGTTCGTCGAGTTCGTCGACGTCTGCAAACGTCAGGGGGAAGGCACCGTCGACTATCTCTGGCCGAAACCGGGACTTAAGGAACCCATCCCCAAGCTGTCTTATGTAAAACTCTACCAGCCTTGGGGTTGGGTCATCGGGACCGGTATTTATATCGAGGATGTGGATGCGGCTCTGGCCGCCAAAAAGGAGCAGATTGGAGCGGCCATATCCAGACAGGGCCGACAGCTGGCACTCGCGGTTGTCCTGGTGCTGGGATGTTCGGCCTTGTTGATGATCCTGCTGGTCCGCAGGGTGGTGGGGCATGTGCGCAAAGTCGCCCTGGCCCTCAAGGATATCGCCCAGGGAGAAGGCGACCTGACCGTGCGGCTGCAGGTCAACAGCAGGGACGAAATCGGCGACCTGGCCCGATGGTTCAATGTCTTTATCGAAAAACTCCAGAAGATCGTCAGAGATATCGCCCATGGGGTGGAGACGCTCTCCTCCTCCTCAACGGAGCTGTCGGCCATATCCGAGCAAATGAGCCAGGGCATCCAGGGTGCGTCAGAGAAATCCAATACGGTTTCGGCCGCCGCCGAGGAGATGAGCACCAACATGAACAATGTGGCAGCCGCCATGGAACAGTCAGCCACCAACACCAACCTGGTGGCCAGTGCCTCGGAGGAGATGTCCTCGACCATCGCTGAAATTGCCCAAAACGCCGAAAAAGCCAAGACGGTTTCCGATGAAGCGGCGCAGAAAGCTTCCGGCGCATCGAAAAACATGGACCAGTTGGGCGTGGCCGCCGGCGCCATCGGCCAAGTGGTCGAAACCATCACGGAGATTTCCGAGCAGGTGAACCTGCTGGCTTTGAATGCCACTATCGAGGCGGCCCGCGCCGGCGAAGCAGGCAAGGGTTTTGCCGTGGTCGCCAATGAAATCAAGGAGCTGGCCAAACAGACGGCAGCGGCGACCCAGGACATCAAAGAGAAGGTCGAAAGCATCCAGGGCACGACCCAACTGACGATCGGTCAAATCAGCGAGATCACCGGGGTGATTGCCAACGTCAACGAAGTGGTCGCCAATATCGCGTCGGCCGTGGAGCAGCAGTCGGCCACCACCCGCGAGATCGCCGCCAACGTGGCCCAGGCGTCCCAGGGGATCCAGGAAGTGAACGAGAATGTGAACCAGAGTTCTTCGGTCTCTGTTGAAATTTCCCGGGACATCGCCGGGGTGAGCGGCACCATGAACGACATATCCACCAGCAGTTCCCAGGTCGACATGAGCGCCAGGGAACTGTCGCAACTGGCCGAGCAGCTCAAGCACATGGTGGATCAGTTTAAAATTTGA
- a CDS encoding bile acid:sodium symporter family protein — translation MIFCLFVAAALGANWQNFLRAIGLVAVGVFLHNALALTLGYTSARLFGLPERDRRAVAIEVGIQNSALALVLIFQFFAGLGGMAIIAGWWGIWHIISGLTMAFFWSRRPLAVVQEEAIR, via the coding sequence GTGATTTTCTGCCTCTTTGTCGCGGCGGCATTAGGCGCCAACTGGCAGAACTTTTTGCGCGCCATCGGCCTGGTGGCCGTGGGGGTCTTCCTGCACAATGCCCTGGCACTGACCCTGGGATACACGTCGGCCCGGCTCTTCGGTCTGCCCGAGCGTGACCGCCGCGCCGTGGCCATCGAAGTGGGTATTCAGAATTCGGCCCTGGCCCTGGTGTTGATCTTCCAGTTTTTCGCCGGTCTGGGCGGCATGGCCATCATCGCCGGATGGTGGGGCATCTGGCACATCATCTCCGGTTTGACCATGGCCTTTTTCTGGTCGCGCCGGCCGTTGGCGGTCGTGCAGGAGGAAGCGATCCGATGA
- a CDS encoding SDR family oxidoreductase: MNAQTTPYRSVLITGAGGYIGRQLVAALATDRRDLSTIVASDLQAPPSEKRRSGIDYLAADICSSELAAAFKKYKIDVVVHLAALVTPGRKSNRELEYKVDVVGTENVLKACVAAGVKKIIYTSSGAAYGYHADNPAWLEEHHPVRGNDEFAYACHKRLVEEMLARYRESHPELVQLIFRPGFILGATTRNQITNLFEQKRIVGLKGADSPFVIIWDQDVVGAILKGIFDGGSGIYNLAGDGILTLSEMARLIGKPYIALPVGLVKAALWAGKRLGLTQYGPEQVGFLRYRPVLANRRLKEVFGYTPRKTTRQVFDHYLESRGHADP; this comes from the coding sequence ATGAACGCCCAGACGACCCCCTACCGTTCGGTCCTGATCACCGGCGCGGGCGGCTACATCGGCCGCCAGTTGGTGGCGGCCCTGGCCACCGACCGCCGCGATCTGAGCACCATCGTGGCCAGCGACCTGCAGGCGCCGCCGTCGGAAAAACGTCGGTCCGGCATCGACTACCTGGCCGCGGACATCTGTTCGTCAGAGTTGGCCGCCGCCTTCAAGAAGTACAAGATCGACGTGGTGGTCCACCTGGCCGCCTTGGTGACGCCGGGCCGCAAGTCCAACCGCGAACTGGAGTACAAGGTGGACGTGGTGGGCACCGAAAACGTGCTCAAGGCGTGCGTGGCCGCCGGCGTGAAGAAGATCATCTACACCTCCAGCGGGGCGGCCTACGGCTACCATGCCGACAATCCGGCCTGGCTGGAAGAACATCACCCGGTGCGCGGCAACGATGAGTTCGCCTATGCCTGTCACAAAAGATTGGTGGAAGAGATGCTGGCCCGCTACCGTGAAAGCCATCCCGAACTGGTGCAGCTTATTTTTCGTCCTGGTTTCATCCTGGGGGCCACCACGCGCAACCAGATCACCAATCTCTTCGAGCAAAAACGGATCGTCGGCCTCAAAGGCGCGGACAGCCCTTTTGTCATCATCTGGGACCAGGACGTGGTCGGGGCCATCCTGAAAGGCATCTTCGATGGCGGCAGCGGCATCTACAACCTGGCCGGCGACGGTATCCTGACCCTGTCCGAGATGGCCCGCCTGATCGGCAAACCTTACATTGCCCTGCCCGTGGGGCTGGTCAAGGCGGCCCTGTGGGCGGGCAAACGGCTGGGGCTGACCCAGTACGGCCCCGAGCAGGTGGGTTTCTTGCGCTACCGGCCGGTGCTGGCCAACCGGCGCCTGAAGGAGGTGTTCGGCTACACGCCCCGCAAAACCACACGGCAGGTGTTCGACCACTACCTTGAGAGCAGAGGCCATGCGGATCCGTAG
- a CDS encoding thiamine pyrophosphate-binding protein, with the protein MSTPTGGQIIAKMLKSEGVEKFFGIVDGTYLQLCAHCVEEGIQMITPRHEAVAAHMAGAYARLSGKLGVCIASNGPGVANMLAGVAVENVEGNRVLLITSSRRTGIAYPDRGGAYQCFDQVGVIKNMAKWSATCAYAERIPELLRAALRKCYQGRPGVVHLDVPENLINGPCPAAPILAPERYRRTAPIAPLAEQVEQAAERLIAARLPMIHAGSGIIHARAFEALRRAAEQLNAPVTTSWAGRGVLDERHPLAWPMVYIEANNALRNAADICLCLGSDMGETDWWGKAPYWAKTADQQFIQVDIDEERLARNRANDLAVVGDVGLFLEMLAAALDRRSSDMDLAARKARVAELAALKDEERKKLDEMLALPGEPMISCQVPRICREAFEDDAVVVFDGGNTAVWGNFYTELRSPNSQLGTHHMGHLGAGVGQALGAAAARPNQPVYCLIGDGAMGFNMQEVETAVRHGFKVIFLVFVDKAWGMVKINQMFALDAVKEMFKTALGPDKKGTINTDLGEIAWDELARAMGAFGARAASADELRDALDQARAAGTCAVIHCLVNADAHMMAPGLLHFKAMHQEPAGE; encoded by the coding sequence ATGTCTACTCCCACCGGCGGCCAGATCATCGCTAAAATGTTGAAATCCGAAGGCGTCGAAAAGTTCTTCGGCATCGTCGACGGCACCTATCTGCAGCTTTGCGCCCACTGCGTCGAAGAGGGGATCCAGATGATCACGCCCCGGCACGAAGCGGTAGCCGCCCACATGGCCGGCGCCTACGCGCGGCTGTCCGGCAAGCTGGGGGTCTGCATCGCCAGCAACGGCCCCGGTGTGGCCAACATGCTGGCTGGTGTGGCCGTGGAGAACGTGGAGGGCAACCGCGTGTTGTTGATCACCAGTTCCCGCCGCACCGGCATCGCCTACCCGGACAGGGGCGGGGCTTACCAGTGCTTCGACCAGGTGGGCGTGATCAAGAACATGGCCAAGTGGTCGGCCACCTGTGCCTATGCCGAGCGCATCCCCGAACTCTTGCGGGCGGCCCTGCGCAAGTGCTACCAGGGGCGTCCGGGCGTGGTACACCTGGATGTGCCCGAAAATCTGATCAACGGGCCGTGTCCCGCCGCCCCCATCCTGGCGCCCGAGCGATATCGCCGCACCGCACCCATCGCACCGCTGGCCGAACAGGTCGAGCAGGCGGCCGAGCGGCTGATCGCGGCCCGATTGCCCATGATCCATGCCGGCAGCGGTATCATCCATGCCCGGGCCTTCGAGGCCCTGCGCCGTGCGGCGGAACAATTGAACGCGCCGGTGACCACCTCCTGGGCCGGTCGCGGGGTGCTGGACGAGCGCCATCCATTGGCCTGGCCCATGGTCTACATCGAGGCCAACAACGCTCTGCGCAACGCCGCCGACATCTGCCTATGTCTGGGGTCGGACATGGGTGAAACCGATTGGTGGGGCAAGGCGCCCTACTGGGCCAAAACCGCGGACCAGCAGTTCATCCAGGTCGATATCGACGAAGAGCGGTTGGCGCGCAACCGGGCAAACGATCTGGCCGTCGTCGGGGATGTCGGGCTTTTTCTGGAGATGCTCGCCGCGGCACTCGACCGGCGCTCTTCGGATATGGACCTGGCAGCGCGAAAAGCCAGAGTTGCCGAGCTGGCGGCGCTGAAAGACGAAGAACGCAAAAAGCTCGACGAGATGCTGGCCCTGCCGGGCGAACCCATGATCTCCTGCCAGGTGCCCAGGATTTGCCGAGAGGCGTTCGAAGATGATGCCGTGGTGGTTTTCGATGGCGGCAATACGGCCGTCTGGGGCAATTTCTACACCGAGCTGCGCAGCCCGAACAGTCAGTTGGGCACCCACCACATGGGCCACCTGGGCGCCGGTGTAGGCCAGGCGTTGGGTGCGGCCGCGGCCCGTCCGAACCAGCCGGTCTACTGTCTGATCGGCGACGGCGCCATGGGGTTCAACATGCAGGAGGTGGAGACCGCCGTGCGCCATGGCTTCAAGGTGATCTTTCTCGTCTTCGTGGACAAGGCCTGGGGCATGGTGAAGATCAACCAGATGTTTGCCCTGGATGCGGTCAAGGAGATGTTCAAGACCGCCCTGGGACCTGACAAGAAGGGTACGATCAACACCGATCTCGGCGAGATCGCCTGGGACGAGCTGGCCCGAGCCATGGGAGCCTTCGGCGCCCGTGCCGCCAGTGCCGACGAGTTGCGGGACGCTCTGGACCAGGCCCGGGCGGCCGGCACCTGCGCGGTGATTCACTGCCTGGTGAATGCCGACGCTCACATGATGGCGCCCGGACTGCTTCACTTCAAGGCCATGCATCAGGAACCGGCAGGAGAATAG